Below is a genomic region from Deinococcus arcticus.
GGTGGTCGAATTCTGTAGGACTCAGCCCGACCAGCCGCTCAAAGGAACGTGCTCTGGACGTCAACTTCTCCAGCCGCAACACGCCTCAAGCTACCCACTTCCACTCCTACTGCGCAACAGGTCTTGAAACCTGCATACAGTCCTCCAGGTCCTCCAGATGGCCGGGTCACAGCCCGCCTTCGGGTGGGCTGAGGATTGAAACCCGGCGCCACCCGTGCCTGCTGCCGCGACCGCCGCTGTCACAGCCCGCCTTCGGGTGGGCTGAGGATTGAAACGTAACCGTCTGCACCGTGGGGGAGGGGAGGGTGGGGTCACAGCCCGCCTTCGGGTGGGCTGAGGATTGAAACACCGCGCACTGTCCAGCGCCGCCCGCAGGCCATGTCACAGCCCGCCTTCGGGTGGGCTGAGGATTGAAACCACTGTGAGGGTCAGCAGCCGGTTTCCGCTGCCCCGTCACAGCCCGCCTTCGGGTGGGCTGAGGATTGAAACTGGAAGCAGGCCCTCCGGGAACAGGAGATGGCCGAGGTCACAGCCCGCCTTCGGGTGGGCTGAGGATTGAAACCTGACGGCGGCTGAGGTTACCGACGTCTGCCGCTGTCAATGCCTCTCACAGCCGGGTTCGAATCTCCCACAGCTCCGGGAAGAGCACCGTGTCCAGGGCGCGGCGCAGGTAGGCGGCCCCGCTCGTGCCGCCTGACCCCCGCTTAAAGCCAATCGTGCGCTCCACGGTGGTCATGTGGTTAAAGCGCCAGCGGCGAAAATTGTCTTCCACGTCCAGCAGCTTCTCGGCCAGTTCGTACAGGTCCCAGTAATGCGCGGGGTCGCGGTACACCTGCAGCCACGCGGCCAGGACGTCCTCGTTCAGGACGGGCGGCTGACTCAGGTCGCGGTTCAGGACCGCCTGGGGGATGGACAGGCCACGCGCGGCGACCAGGCGCAGAGTCAGGTCGTACACGCTGGGGGCCTGCATGGCCTCCTGCAGGGGCCCATGCAGGTCGGGGCGGTGCTCGTGCGGCCGCAGCAGGGCCTCAAAGCGGTTGCCCAGCAGAAATTCCACCATGCGGTAGGCAGCACTCTGAAAGCCAGACGCCTGCCCGAAGGCGTGGCGAAACTGCAGGTAGTCCGCCGGGGTCATGGTTTTCAGGACCTCCCAGGCGTTGGTCAGCTGCTCCTGGGCCCGCACCACCCGGGTCAGGCCCTTGAGGGGCGCGTCGGTGATGCCGGCTTCCAGCTGCGCCATGGCGGCGCGCAGCTCACGGATAATTAGCTCCAGCCACACCTCGCTGACATGGTGCACGGCAATAAAGAGGTGCTCGTCGTGCGCTGTCGTCACCGGGCGGTGGGCGCTTTTCAGGGTGTCCAGTTGCAGATAATCGCCGTAGCTGAGGCTGCGGGTAAAGTCCGTGTACGCCTGCTCGGGGGCGTCGGGGTGGTGCTCGGGGCGGCTCATGCGCGGGCCTCCAGGATGGTCTGCACGCCCCGGGCCGCGCGGTACACATCGGCAAACGAGTGATACAGCGGCGTCAACCCAAAGCGCAGGATGTCCGGCGTGCGGAAGTCGCCCACCAGACCCGCCGCAATCAGCTCGGCCATCACCTCGCGCGCCTGGGGGTGGCGGTAACTCACCTGAGAGCCGCGTTCGTGGTGGCCACGCGGCGTGACCAGCTCCAGGGACAGCCGCGCGCACGCGGGGTCCAGCCACCCAATAAAGGCGTCGGTCAGGGCCAGGGACTTGGCGCGCAGGACCTGCAGGTCCACGTCGGCAAAGGCGTCCAGGGCCGCGTCCAGGGCGCTCAGGCTCAGGACCATGGGCGTGCCGGTCACGAAGCGGCGGGCGCCGGGGGCCGGCACGTAGTCGCGCGCCATCTCGAAGGGGTCGGCGTGCCCCATCCAGCCGCTCAGGGCCACCGGGGCGCGGTCATGGTGCCGCCGGGCCACGTACAGAAAGGCTGGGGCCCCGGGACCGCCGTTCAGGTACTTGTAACCGCAGCCCACGGCAAAGTCGGCGCCCGCCGCGTTCAGCTCCACCGGAAAGGCCCCGGCCGAGTGCGCCAGATCCCAGACCGTCAGGACCCCCGCCGCCCGGGCCTGCGCACTGATGGCCGCCAGGTCCAGGCAACGGCCGGTGCGGTAGTCCACCTGGGTCAGCAGCACAGCGGCCACGTCGGCGCCCAGGTGGGCGCCCACCTCGCCGGCCGGCACGCGGCGCAGCTCAAAGCGGCCATCCAGCAGCGCGCTCAGGCCCTGGGCCACATACAGGTCGGTGGGAAAGTTGTCGGCGTCGGTCAGCAGCACGCGCCGTTCGGGGGGCGCCACGCCCAGGGCCGCCGCCAGCGCCTTGAAGGTATTCACGCTGGTGCTGTCGCCCACCGCCACCTCGTCGGGCTGCGCGCCGATCAGGCGGGCGATCTTGGCCGCCACGCGGTCGGGCAGCGCCATCCAGTCCCGGCCCTGGGCCGCCCCCAAGGTCCACGAGCCAATCAGGGCCTCACCCCACTCCTGCTCGGTCACCCCGCGCACGCGCGCTGCCACGCGGCGGCTCAGCGCGCCCAGGCTGTTGCCGTCCAGGTAGATCACGCCTTCTGGCAACAGAAAGTCCCCGCGCTTGTGGGCCAGGGGGTCACGGGCATCTAGGGCCAGCACTTCAGGGGGAACGGGCAGGGTCTGCAGGTCGGCCAGGGCCGTCTGGGTGGTCATGGTTCACTCCTTAGCAACGGTGCAACAGTGGGGCGGCGGGGCGAAATGCGGCCTACAGAGGGGCGCGCATCGGGCGGCCCAGATGCGCGCACCACCACGCATGCAGCACGC
It encodes:
- the kynA gene encoding tryptophan 2,3-dioxygenase, whose translation is MSRPEHHPDAPEQAYTDFTRSLSYGDYLQLDTLKSAHRPVTTAHDEHLFIAVHHVSEVWLELIIRELRAAMAQLEAGITDAPLKGLTRVVRAQEQLTNAWEVLKTMTPADYLQFRHAFGQASGFQSAAYRMVEFLLGNRFEALLRPHEHRPDLHGPLQEAMQAPSVYDLTLRLVAARGLSIPQAVLNRDLSQPPVLNEDVLAAWLQVYRDPAHYWDLYELAEKLLDVEDNFRRWRFNHMTTVERTIGFKRGSGGTSGAAYLRRALDTVLFPELWEIRTRL
- the kynU gene encoding kynureninase produces the protein MTTQTALADLQTLPVPPEVLALDARDPLAHKRGDFLLPEGVIYLDGNSLGALSRRVAARVRGVTEQEWGEALIGSWTLGAAQGRDWMALPDRVAAKIARLIGAQPDEVAVGDSTSVNTFKALAAALGVAPPERRVLLTDADNFPTDLYVAQGLSALLDGRFELRRVPAGEVGAHLGADVAAVLLTQVDYRTGRCLDLAAISAQARAAGVLTVWDLAHSAGAFPVELNAAGADFAVGCGYKYLNGGPGAPAFLYVARRHHDRAPVALSGWMGHADPFEMARDYVPAPGARRFVTGTPMVLSLSALDAALDAFADVDLQVLRAKSLALTDAFIGWLDPACARLSLELVTPRGHHERGSQVSYRHPQAREVMAELIAAGLVGDFRTPDILRFGLTPLYHSFADVYRAARGVQTILEARA